The sequence CATGAAGCTCTCAGTAATGTAAGCTTCGAGGTTGATCAGGGTGAATTCATCGGTGTCATAGGACCCAACGGTGCTGGTAAATCGACCCTGTTAAGAGTCATAAGCAAGATTCTGAGACCAAGGTCTGGAGCCGTCTTATTGAACGATGTAGACATTCAAGGGATGAGTGAAAGGTCCGTAGCCAAAGACATGGGTTTTGTAGCGCAAGACAATACTATAACCTTCGGATTCAAAGTCAGAGACATAGTCCTCATGGGCAGGAACCCCCATCTCGGAAGGTTTGATTCAGAATCGATCCAAGATATCAAGATAGCTGAAGAGAGTATGGCCAAGACTGGAGTGTCACATCTTGCTGAGAGGTTGATTACGGAGGTCAGCGGTGGGGAGAGGCAGCGGGTACTCATAGCCAGAGCCTTGACCCAGACACCGAGAATCCTCCTTCTAGATGAGCCAACCCTACACCTAGACATCAGCAGCCAGCTTGAAATAATGGACCTGTTGAAGAGGTTGAACGCCGAGTTGAAACTGACCGTTGTATCAGTATACCATGACTTCAACCTCGCCGCCAGGTACTGTGAACGATTACTTCTTATGAATAAAGGCAGGATTGAGGCTCTCGGTACACCCAAAAATGTTCTTACCGAGGATAATTTGAGGAGGGTCTTCGGAATCGATGTACACACATATTACAATCCGTTGACGGACTCAATCTATGTAGTTCCCCTGCAAAATAGTAACTGGAAGGGCTTCAAGAGAGGTCGAAAAATCCATGTAATATGCGGTGGAGGATCGGGTGGTCAACTCATGCATAGGCTTGTGGATGGAGGTTGGGACG comes from Candidatus Bathyarchaeota archaeon and encodes:
- a CDS encoding ABC transporter ATP-binding protein — translated: MVLIKVDGVVFSYDSHEALSNVSFEVDQGEFIGVIGPNGAGKSTLLRVISKILRPRSGAVLLNDVDIQGMSERSVAKDMGFVAQDNTITFGFKVRDIVLMGRNPHLGRFDSESIQDIKIAEESMAKTGVSHLAERLITEVSGGERQRVLIARALTQTPRILLLDEPTLHLDISSQLEIMDLLKRLNAELKLTVVSVYHDFNLAARYCERLLLMNKGRIEALGTPKNVLTEDNLRRVFGIDVHTYYNPLTDSIYVVPLQNSNWKGFKRGRKIHVICGGGSGGQLMHRLVDGGWDVTVGVLNLLDTDYETAKALSIPIVSEAPFSPITEEAHDQNLKTIRESDAVIVTDFPVGCGNILNLEAAKKALESGVLTILIGADSILSRDYAKGQATQKIKELLDMGAVHAGTVQEALYKMESILTGEVRL